The following DNA comes from Erythrolamprus reginae isolate rEryReg1 chromosome 8, rEryReg1.hap1, whole genome shotgun sequence.
TGCAGCCACACTTCCCCGATGCGTACTGCAACCTGGCCAACGCCCTTAAGGAGAAAGGCAGCGTAAGGCCCTCTCTCCCTCGCCAGGGTGGAAGCCTTGGGTCCAGTTCTGAAGGAGGGCTCCCGCTCTCTTTTTCAAGTATGCCAAACCTTGTGTGTGActtgtgtccacaggtggctgaaGCCGAGGAGTGTTACAACACGGCCCTTCGCCTGTGCCCCACTCACGCCGATTCCCTCAATAACCTGGCAAACATCAAGCGGGAACAAGGAAACATCGAGGAGGCTGTTCGCCTTTACCGCAAAGCTCTTGAGGTCAGCTCATCGGTCATTTCCCATGGCCGTCGGCCTCAGAAGAAGCCCGGCCCACCTTTGTTTAATTTGGCAGTGGTGAATTGCAGAAGTGTAAAGGCTGGGAGGGTCGGCTTGGGGGAGGTGGGGGGCGATTCTGCACAACTTTGAACACCTCTTGGAAAGCATCGCATTTGGCTTCTGGTGGGAGACTGAAAACCCCTCCCCTCTCGCTGGACGGTCAGTGCAAGGAGAGAAGGATCagagcaggggggagagaaaggaagagctgttttgggggggagggggggagatcaATTCACAGCACACGTTGGTTCTTGACCGCTCCGGGAAGGTGTTGTGTATGTCACTCTACATAAATTGTTTTTCAGTTAAGTTTAAAATGATACAAAAGTGATTTGGATCCTTGAGACAGTGGGTTTTCCTGGCCATCTTCGTAGAGGGGCAGTGTACAAAccgaataataatgataacaatttAATCACCTTTCTTGCAGGTTTTCCCAGAGTTTGCAGCCGCCCACTCCAATTTGGCCAGTGtcctgcagcagcaggggaagcTGCAGGAGGCTCTCATGCATTACAAGGAGGCCATCCGGTGAGGCTTCGGACGCTGGGCGTGGCTGGGGGTGGGCCCGCGTGCTTCTGCGTGTCCTCCCCCCCTGCAACGCCCTTCCCTCCCTGTGCTTTAGGATCAGCCCCACCTTTGCTGACGCTTACTCCAACATGGGGAACACCTTGAAGGAGATGCAGGACGTCCAGGGAGCTCTGCAGTGCTACACGCGGGCCATCCAGATCAACCCGGCCTTTGCTGACGCCCACAGCAACCTGGCGTCCATCCACAAGGTCGGTCGGTCGGGGCCGGTGCAGGCCTGGTTGTGGCAGTGGCAGCAGGCGGCTGTCCTGGTGTAACCTCTCCTGACCTGCTTGCAGGATTCGGGGAACATTCCGGAGGCCATTGCTTCCTACCGCACGGCTCTGAAGCTGAAGCCGGACTTCCCGGACGCCTACTGCAACCTGGCCCACTGCCTGCAGGTGAGGAGGCCGCTGGGCTCCCTGGTGGATTGGGCAGCTCTTCTCCCGCTATTGGCCAGCTACACAGGCGGCTGCTTTTTCTCCCCAAGATTGTCTGCGACTGGACCGATTACGACGAGCGCATGAAGAAGCTGGTCACCATCGTTGCTGACCAGCTGGAGAAGAACCGGCTGCCTTCCGTCCACCCTCACCACAGCATGCTCTACCCGCTGTCCCATAACTTCCGAAAGGCTATTGCGGAACGGCACGGGAACCTCTGCCTGGACAAGGTGGGCTCGGGCTCGGCCCTCGGAAGCGCCACAGCAGCCTCTCCTTTCGGAGACACCTGCTTGCAAGGGGGGGGTCAGGGGGGGCTTTTCATACACTAAACGGAGGGGCTGTTCTTTTTCCCGCTTTCCAGATCAACGTGCTTCACAAGGCCCCCTATGACCACCCGAAGGAGCTGAAGGCCAGCGAAGGCCGGCTCCGCGTGGGCTACGTCAGCTCCGACTTCGGGAACCACCCCACGTCGCACCTCATGCAGTCGATCCCAGGGATGCACAGCCCGGACAGGTTTGAGGTGAGGGGCCTTCCGAGGGGGCGGGCACCGGGCTGTGGAGAGCGGCCTCTGGGGACCCTGCAAAACCCgtgttgccccctcccccccaggtgTTTTGCTACGCGCTGAGCCCGGACGACGGCACAAACTTCCGAGTGAAAGTGATGGCTGAAGCGAATCACTTCGTTGACTTGTCTCAGGTGAGAGCCATTCCCAGGACGTAAGAGTTGGGCCTTTGTCGGTCAAAGGGGCGTTGGGCAACACAATATGAAGGACAGGTCACGCACCCTTCTAGTTTAACGACCAGGGCAATTAAAGTCCACCCTCTGGCATTCAGAATGACCGGTCCTGTTTCTGCTTGGAGATTGAGAGGTTACAGCAAAAGTTGCGATGTTTTCTTGCATCTAAAGTCAAATTGTGCCCTGATGTCTCAGTCCGTGAATGTCGGTTGCCACCCTTGAAGGAAGCAGAAACGTGGCTTAGCTTAGCAGCGTGTTTCCGTTCTGGCCCCCCAGGTCCCGTGCAATGGGAAAGCCGCCGACCGGATCCACCAGGACGGCATCCACATCCTGGTGAACATGAACGGCTACACCAAGGGGGCCCGGAACGAGCTCTTTGCCCTCAGGCCAGCACCCATCCAGGTAGCGCGGTCACTTCAACATGGGGTCTTTCTGTGAAAATTTCCTTCTACTTCCTTCGGAGTTTTTTGGTGCACGTGGTAAAAACTCTTTTTCAGAGGAATCACAATGATTTTGGTGCGTGGTAACAATGGCATGAGGTTGGGTCACAGGGGAGCGGCCGGAATTTCGCAAATAGACTGTTTCAGTCTTCAGAACTTCTTGCTTGCAATGCAGGAATTATAGAGACGATTTACCCAGCACATTTAAGACCATTtccatggatttttaaaatttaaaaacaaaactctgGGCTTAGTTATTCACTGAATACATGAAGTGGTCACCCGCTCAGTTTTATGAGAGAGGTTTCCATGGCTGGCTGGAATCATGGCTGTGAATATAAGCCGAGTGTGCTCTCGGGAGGCGGTTGGGGCTGGGGGCGACCCCGAGGCCTCCAGACACGGTCTCTCCTCGCCCGCAGGCCATGTGGCTGGGCTACCCAGGGACGAGCGGGGCCTTATTCATGGATTACATCATCACGGACCGAGAAACCTCGCCCATAGAGGTAGCTGAGCAGTACTCCGAAAAGCTGGCCTACATGCCCAGCACATTCTTCATTGGAGACCACGCAAACATGTTCCCCCACCTGAAGGTACCCAGGGGTCTGGGGAGCGGGGCTAAGGCGCTGGCAGAGGCCCCAACTCCAGCCTTCTCAAGGCCTCTCTTGTCTTCCAGAAAAAGGCCGTCATTGACTTCAAATCAAACGGGCATATTTACGACAACCGGATTGTCCTGAATGGCATTGACCTCAAGGCCTTCCTGGACAGCCTGCCTGATGTGAAAATAGTGAAGGTGAGGCCGCAGAGGTGGCAAAGGGGGCAGTGGGTAGGGAGTGGGGCTGGCTGGACCACGGTGTGCTTGGCTGCTTCCTCTTTCTGAAAACAACCGGGGTGGGGGGATGGGGCGGCCTCTCTTGGCTTCCAGATGAAATGCCCGGATGGAGGGGACAATGCCGATAGCGGTGCTGGCCTCAGCATGCCCGTCATCCCCATGAACACCATTGCGGAAGCGGTGATTGACATGATCAACCGGGGACAAATCCAGATCACAATCAACGGGTTCAACATTAGCAATGGACTAGCAACCACCCAGGTGaacatctcttctctctctcccccccccccccggcctcccGTTTGGGGACTCAGGGGTCCCTCCCGCTGAGGGTCTTGATTGGGGGGCGGGGGGTCTCCAGGCCCCCCTGAGTGACTCCTTCCCTTCAGATCAACAACAAGGCGGCCACTGGAGAGGAGGTCCCACGCACCATCATAGTGACCACTCGGTCCCAGTACGGGCTGCCCGAGGACTCGGTTGTCTACTGCAACTTCAACCAGCTGTATAAGATCGACCCGGCCACTCTGCAGATGTGGGCGAACGTGAGTGGTGGGCTGTGGCCTCTGGGCTGGAGGGTGGGGCTCTGTCCAGCGTCCGCTGCCTGTGCCTAGAGCCCTTCCCTGCCCTTAGATCCTGAAGAGGGTCCCCAACAGCGTCTTGTGGCTCTTGCGATTCCCGGCGGTGGGCGAGCCCAACATCCAGCAGTATGCGCAGAACATGGGGCTGCCCCAGAGCCGCATCATCTTCTCCCCCGTGGCCCCCAAGGAGGAGCACGTGAGGAGGGGCCAGCTGGCCGACGTCTGCCTCGACACCCCCCTTTGCAACGGCCACACCACGGGGATGGACGTGCTCTGGGCTGGGACGCCAATGGTCACcatgccaggtatgggggagtggGCAGGGGGCTGTTGCTGAGTGGGCCGGCCCAGGAAGCAGCTGTGAGCCTCTGGCCTTTCCCCCCGCAGGGGAGACCCTGGCCTCCCGGGTGGCGGCCTCCCAGCTGACCTGCCTGGGTTGCCTGGAGCTCATCGCCAAGAGTCGGCAGGAGTACGAAGACATTGCGGTCAAGCTGGGCACAGACCTGGAATAGTGAGTGTGCTCCCAGGGGCGGGGGAGAGGGGCTGGGGGAGTGCTGGGGCCcaggggtgtgtgggtgtgtgaggGGTGGGCTCCCAGTGACGGCAGGTGCCTTCTCCCCCACAGCCTGAAGAAGGTCCGGGGCAAGGTCTGGTGGCAGAGGATCTCCAGCCCCCTCTTCAACACCAAGCAGTACACGGTGGAGCTGGAGAGGCTCTACCTCCAGATGTGGCAGCACTGCGCGGCTGGAAACAAGCCGGAGCACATCGTCGGTGCCCTGGAGAGCGGAGAGTCCGCCTAGGGGGGGGCCCTCCCGTGTACGGCGGAAGCTGCCTGGAGGCGCCTGAGCGGAGGCCACCACCGAGGGGGACTTGTGCCTCTGCTGCTGCCTTCCTCTGGCCAGGACTGCTGGCGGGAAGGACCCGCGGTTGGGACTGGGGGGGCCCAGCTGGACTTTCCTCCTGCATGACGGAAGAGTCGGCAAAGCCTTTGGCCCCCACTCCACTCCGCCGGCCCCGGTGGGCGTCTCTGGGCTCTGGCAAGGAGAGGGACCGGGCAGCCCCCTTTCCTGGACGGACTCCGCTTCCCTAGAAGTCCGGCCATCCTTCCTTCCTGGAGTGGAACTGGacccttttttttaaagatggactTCGTGGGGGGCCGGACAGGTCTCCTGGCGGGCAGAGCTTTTTTACGGGTTTTATAAACCACTTGAGAGCCACCGTCGGCCTCCCTCATGCCTGGCACGCCCCCTCGGCTGTGAGCGCTGTCCTGACGGGGAATAGCCAGAGAAGGCCGGCCTGGTGCCATTTTGTGTGCTTTGGCCATGGAGGGGGGGgcaccatccctccctcccccgggccaTTCTGTGCCCCTCGGACTGCCTTGGCTGCAGCAGAAATGCCCCCCAGGTAAGTATGGATTCCCCTTGAGGGGGGGTCTGCCTCCAGCCCAAGGCTGCTTTCCACTGACCCCCTTCCTGGAGGCTTGACAGGCAGAACAGAGCAGGCAGGGAAACGCCCCCACCTCCCCTCACCCACTCTGCTCTCTGCCTGCAATTAACCAGAGTgctgcatttggggggggggggcttgatggCTCCTTGATATGCAAATAGAGCCGCCCCCCCTCGGCCCCGTGGCAGCTGAAGGCTCCGGAAAGAGCTGCTGTTGCTTCTGCTGGAGGAACCGAAGCCCCGCCTCTTAGGGGTCGGGGCTGGGTGGGAGGAAAAACCGTTGGGCCGCTGCCTGCTCGTGTACCGCCTTTGTGTCCGGATGAGTGTCTGACAAATACAGATGGAATCACTGCTGCCAGTCTCCGCCTCTTTTCTTGTGGGGGGAAGGGGCGGGTCCGGGGAGACCGGTTTCCGGGCGGGGTGGTTGCCCGGGCAACGCCGATGGTGCCGGAGCTGCGGATGGTGAGCGGGCGGGGCGGGGGAGGCCTGGGGTCTtcgagggggggcgggggggtttgACGGAGGCTCTCGCCCGCCCAGGCCCATCGCGGGAAGGGGGCGTCGGGGGGCTCGCCTCGGAGGAACGTGGGGCCGAAGCTGGAGCTGAGCGCGGCCCACAAGCAGCAGATGCGCGAGGCCTTCGACCTGCTGGACGCGGACGGGACCGGCACCATCGACGTGCGCGACCTGAAGGCGAGCGAGGGGGGCCGTGAGTGTGCGGGGAGGCTCCCTCCCTCCCGGTGCTCACCGCCCGTCCCCCCTCCAGTAGGTGTCCATCCGCGCCCTGGGCTTCGACCCCACCAAGGAGGAGCTGCGCCGGGTGGGGGCCGAGGTGGACAAGGAGGGCGCGGGCAAGATCGGCTTCGACGCCTTCTACTCCGTCATGGCCCAGAAGATGGTAGGGCCGCGCGCGGGTGGGGGGGTCGTTGAGGGGGAGGGAAGGCCTGGGGGAGCGGGCGGGGGCGGAGCCCGCTGAGGAACAagccctcccctgcccccccccgccccggcaGTCGGAGGTGGACTCCAAGGAGGACGTGCTGAAGGCCTTCAAGCTCTTCGTGGACCAGGAGAGTGGCAGGATCGCCTTCAAGAACCTCAAGCAGATCGCCGCTGAGATCGGGGAGAAGCTGACCGACGAAGAGCTGCAGGTGGGCGGGTGGTtagttaattaagtaattaattagaGGTGTctggcgcccctctccgtagactcggcttacaacaacaataaaacaatgtaaatctaataatttaaaaacatttaaaaaccggttattaaagcagacatacacacaaacataccatacatgaattgtttaggcccggggaagatgtctcaattcccccatgcctgacggcagaggtgggttttaaggagtttacagaaggcaaggaggggggcagttataatctcaggggggagctggttccagagagttggggccgccacagagaaggctctttccctgagtcccgccaaacaacattgtttagtcgacgggacccggagaaggccaactctgtgggacctaatcggttgctgggattcgtgcggcagaaggtggtcctggataTATTCCCCTCCTCCGCTGACACCACCCCCTGAAGAgggtctccctcccttcccacccccaccagctctctctctcccccccccctcaggaaaTGATCACCGAAGCCGACCTGGA
Coding sequences within:
- the OGT gene encoding UDP-N-acetylglucosamine--peptide N-acetylglucosaminyltransferase 110 kDa subunit isoform X2, whose product is MAASVGNVADSTGLAELAHREYQAGDFEAAERHCMQLWRQEPDNTGVLLLLSSIHFQCRRLDRSAHFSTLAIKQNPLLAEAYSNLGNVYKERGQLQEAIEHYRHALRLKPDFIDGYINLAAALVAAGDMEGAVQAYVSALQYNPDLYCVRSDLGNLLKALGRLEEAKACYLKAIETQPNFAVAWSNLGCVFNAQGEIWLAIHHFEKAVTLDPNFLDAYINLGNVLKEARIFDRAVAAYLRALSLSPNHAVVHGNLACVYYEQGLIDLAIDTYKRAIELQPHFPDAYCNLANALKEKGSVAEAEECYNTALRLCPTHADSLNNLANIKREQGNIEEAVRLYRKALEVFPEFAAAHSNLASVLQQQGKLQEALMHYKEAIRISPTFADAYSNMGNTLKEMQDVQGALQCYTRAIQINPAFADAHSNLASIHKDSGNIPEAIASYRTALKLKPDFPDAYCNLAHCLQIVCDWTDYDERMKKLVTIVADQLEKNRLPSVHPHHSMLYPLSHNFRKAIAERHGNLCLDKINVLHKAPYDHPKELKASEGRLRVGYVSSDFGNHPTSHLMQSIPGMHSPDRFEVFCYALSPDDGTNFRVKVMAEANHFVDLSQVPCNGKAADRIHQDGIHILVNMNGYTKGARNELFALRPAPIQAMWLGYPGTSGALFMDYIITDRETSPIEVAEQYSEKLAYMPSTFFIGDHANMFPHLKKKAVIDFKSNGHIYDNRIVLNGIDLKAFLDSLPDVKIVKMKCPDGGDNADSGAGLSMPVIPMNTIAEAVIDMINRGQIQITINGFNISNGLATTQINNKAATGEEVPRTIIVTTRSQYGLPEDSVVYCNFNQLYKIDPATLQMWANILKRVPNSVLWLLRFPAVGEPNIQQYAQNMGLPQSRIIFSPVAPKEEHVRRGQLADVCLDTPLCNGHTTGMDVLWAGTPMVTMPGETLASRVAASQLTCLGCLELIAKSRQEYEDIAVKLGTDLEYLKKVRGKVWWQRISSPLFNTKQYTVELERLYLQMWQHCAAGNKPEHIVGALESGESA
- the OGT gene encoding UDP-N-acetylglucosamine--peptide N-acetylglucosaminyltransferase 110 kDa subunit isoform X1; protein product: MAASVGNVADSTEPTKRVLSFQGLAELAHREYQAGDFEAAERHCMQLWRQEPDNTGVLLLLSSIHFQCRRLDRSAHFSTLAIKQNPLLAEAYSNLGNVYKERGQLQEAIEHYRHALRLKPDFIDGYINLAAALVAAGDMEGAVQAYVSALQYNPDLYCVRSDLGNLLKALGRLEEAKACYLKAIETQPNFAVAWSNLGCVFNAQGEIWLAIHHFEKAVTLDPNFLDAYINLGNVLKEARIFDRAVAAYLRALSLSPNHAVVHGNLACVYYEQGLIDLAIDTYKRAIELQPHFPDAYCNLANALKEKGSVAEAEECYNTALRLCPTHADSLNNLANIKREQGNIEEAVRLYRKALEVFPEFAAAHSNLASVLQQQGKLQEALMHYKEAIRISPTFADAYSNMGNTLKEMQDVQGALQCYTRAIQINPAFADAHSNLASIHKDSGNIPEAIASYRTALKLKPDFPDAYCNLAHCLQIVCDWTDYDERMKKLVTIVADQLEKNRLPSVHPHHSMLYPLSHNFRKAIAERHGNLCLDKINVLHKAPYDHPKELKASEGRLRVGYVSSDFGNHPTSHLMQSIPGMHSPDRFEVFCYALSPDDGTNFRVKVMAEANHFVDLSQVPCNGKAADRIHQDGIHILVNMNGYTKGARNELFALRPAPIQAMWLGYPGTSGALFMDYIITDRETSPIEVAEQYSEKLAYMPSTFFIGDHANMFPHLKKKAVIDFKSNGHIYDNRIVLNGIDLKAFLDSLPDVKIVKMKCPDGGDNADSGAGLSMPVIPMNTIAEAVIDMINRGQIQITINGFNISNGLATTQINNKAATGEEVPRTIIVTTRSQYGLPEDSVVYCNFNQLYKIDPATLQMWANILKRVPNSVLWLLRFPAVGEPNIQQYAQNMGLPQSRIIFSPVAPKEEHVRRGQLADVCLDTPLCNGHTTGMDVLWAGTPMVTMPGETLASRVAASQLTCLGCLELIAKSRQEYEDIAVKLGTDLEYLKKVRGKVWWQRISSPLFNTKQYTVELERLYLQMWQHCAAGNKPEHIVGALESGESA
- the LOC139171661 gene encoding centrin-1-like yields the protein MVPELRMAHRGKGASGGSPRRNVGPKLELSAAHKQQMREAFDLLDADGTGTIDVRDLKVSIRALGFDPTKEELRRVGAEVDKEGAGKIGFDAFYSVMAQKMSEVDSKEDVLKAFKLFVDQESGRIAFKNLKQIAAEIGEKLTDEELQEMITEADLDGDGEVTEQDFLKVMKRRDY